A region of the Conyzicola lurida genome:
CACGGTCCACCAGTCCAGCAGTTTCTGAAGGAGCACCGCTAAGTGAAACTCAAACTGGCGCTCAAGCGCGAGAACGGCGAATCGACCGACATCGTCGTCACCGCCGACGCCACCGCGACCGTCGGCGACGTCGCCCGCACGATCGCCGAGACCGACCCGTCTACGCCGCTGGTCCCGAGCCCGCAGACCGCCCTCACCCTGCAGGTGGGGCCGCCGAACGCCGCGAAACTCGTCATCCTCGACGCGACCGTGCCCATCGGCGACGCCGCCATCGGTTCGGGCTTCGACGCGGTCGTCGTGACCGCGCCGGTGTACCCGGTCGGGGGCGCCGGCAGCGACCCGCGGGCGACCGCCGCCGTTCTGCGCGTCACCGCCGGCCCCGACGCCGGGCGCGAATACCGCCTCCCGCTCGGTTCCTCGACGCTCGGCCGCGACGCCGCCAATGCCGTCGTGATCGCCGACCCGCTCATCTCGAAACGGCACGCGCGCATCGAACTCTCGCCCTCGGGAGTCGACATCGTCGACCTCAACTCGGCCAACGGCATCCTCGTCGACGGTGGACTCGTGCCGCGGCTGTCACTGCCGAGCGGGCAGTCGGTCGTGCTGGGCGACAGCACGGTCACCATCACCCTGATGGCGAACCCGTCGCTCACCGACGACGGCATCCTCGAGCGCGGCGGCCAGCTGCGGTTCAACCGCTCGCCCCGCGTGGAGGCGCGCTACCCGTCGAAGGAGCTCGCGACCCCCGAGGTGCCGATCGACGCCGACAAGCCGCCGTTCACCGTCATCACGATGATCGCCCCTGTTCTGATGGGCGGCACGATGTTCGCGCTCACCGGAAACCCGATCTCGCTGGCGTTCGTCGCCCTTGCCCCCGTGATGGTGTTCGGCAACTACTTCGCGCAGAAGCAGCGGATCGGCAAGAAAACCAAAATCGAAATCGAACGCTTCGAGCTGCAGATCGCCGATCTGGAAGACCAGTTCGAGCAGGAGGCCCCGCAGGAACGCGCGATCCGGCTGCTCGAGAGCCCCTCGGTCGCCGAGGTCTACGCGGAGGCGCACCGCCTCGGTCCGATGCTCTGGACCCGGCGCCCCGAACACTGGAACTTCCTCGACGTGCGCCTCGGTCTCGGCAGCATGCCGTCGCGGCTCACGATCGCCGAAGACGACGGTCGCGGCGGCCTGCCGCTGTTCTCTCGCCGGGTGGACGACCTGCGCGAACGAGTGCGCCTGATCAGCGACGTGCCGGTGGTCGAGAACCCGTTCCTGTCGGGCGCACTCGGCGTCAGCGGCCCGAGCACCCTCGTGGCCGACGCCACCCGGGCGCTCGTCGTGCAGTACGCCGGCCTGCACTCCCCCGCCGAGGTCGGCTTCGCGGCGCTGCTCTCCCCCGATTCCACCCCCGAGTTCGAGTGGCTCAAGTGGCTGCCGCACACGACGTCGCCGCACAGCCCCGTCGGCGCCGCGCCGCTCGCCGACAGCGCCGCGACAGGGCGGGCGATGCTCAACGCGCTCGAAGAGATCATCGCGTCCCGCCGGGCCGACGTCCGGCGGGCGGCCGACGCCCGTGGCGCCTCGGAAGACGACAAGGCCGCCGCCGCCCGCGGCGCCAAGGTCGGATCCCGCGACGCCGGGTCGTTCTTCTCCGACGGTGGAGCGGCCCTCGTGCTGCTCATCGCCGGCGACGCCCCCGTCGACCGGGCGCGCCTGGTCCAGATCGTCGAGGACGCGGCCGACGCGCACGTGTTCCCCATCTGGATGGCCCCGACCGTGGAAGCACTGCCGGCCGCCTGCCGGACGTTCGTCGACGTGACCGGCGGCCTCGAGGCATCCGTCGTCCACTTCGTCCGTCAGGGCATGATCGTTCCCGACGTGCGGGTCGAGGGCGTCTCCGCCGACTACGCGCGGATGCTCGCCCGCCGCCTCGCGCCCGTCGTCGACGCCGGCGCGGTGATCGCCGACTCGAGCGACCTGCCGCGCAGCGTCTCTCTGCTCACCCTGCTCGGTGCCGACCTGTCGACCGAGACCCAGGCCGCGATCGACCGCTGGAGCCAGAACAACTCGATCCACGACCGCAGCGGCCGCCCGCCGATCGCCCGCAAGCGCGCCGGCACCCTGCGCGCGCTCGTCGGCCAGACCTCCCCCGACGCGATGCATCTCGACCTGCGCACGCAGGGCCCGCACGCGCTCGTCGGCGGCACCACCGGTTCGGGCAAGAGCGAGTTCCTGCAGGCCTGGGTGCTCGGCATGGCGGCCGAGTACAGCTCCGACCGCGTCACGTTCCTCTTCGTCGACTACAAGGGCGGGTCGGCCTTCGCGGAATGCGTGAAGCTGCCGCACTGCGTCGGCCTCGTCACCGACCTCAGCCCGCACCTCGTGCGTCGAGCGCTCACCAGCCTGCGCGCCGAGC
Encoded here:
- a CDS encoding FtsK/SpoIIIE domain-containing protein; translation: MKLKLALKRENGESTDIVVTADATATVGDVARTIAETDPSTPLVPSPQTALTLQVGPPNAAKLVILDATVPIGDAAIGSGFDAVVVTAPVYPVGGAGSDPRATAAVLRVTAGPDAGREYRLPLGSSTLGRDAANAVVIADPLISKRHARIELSPSGVDIVDLNSANGILVDGGLVPRLSLPSGQSVVLGDSTVTITLMANPSLTDDGILERGGQLRFNRSPRVEARYPSKELATPEVPIDADKPPFTVITMIAPVLMGGTMFALTGNPISLAFVALAPVMVFGNYFAQKQRIGKKTKIEIERFELQIADLEDQFEQEAPQERAIRLLESPSVAEVYAEAHRLGPMLWTRRPEHWNFLDVRLGLGSMPSRLTIAEDDGRGGLPLFSRRVDDLRERVRLISDVPVVENPFLSGALGVSGPSTLVADATRALVVQYAGLHSPAEVGFAALLSPDSTPEFEWLKWLPHTTSPHSPVGAAPLADSAATGRAMLNALEEIIASRRADVRRAADARGASEDDKAAAARGAKVGSRDAGSFFSDGGAALVLLIAGDAPVDRARLVQIVEDAADAHVFPIWMAPTVEALPAACRTFVDVTGGLEASVVHFVRQGMIVPDVRVEGVSADYARMLARRLAPVVDAGAVIADSSDLPRSVSLLTLLGADLSTETQAAIDRWSQNNSIHDRSGRPPIARKRAGTLRALVGQTSPDAMHLDLRTQGPHALVGGTTGSGKSEFLQAWVLGMAAEYSSDRVTFLFVDYKGGSAFAECVKLPHCVGLVTDLSPHLVRRALTSLRAELHHREHLFNRKKVKDLIELEKRGDPECPPALVLVIDEFAALAGEVPEFVDGVVDIAQRGRSLGIHLIMATQRPAGVIKDNLRANTNLRVALRMADESDSKDVVGDPVAGTFDPSIPGRAIAKTGPGRLIPFQSGYAGGWTTDEPDVAGVKISELRFGATTPWDPPVQESNEQTEDLGPNDQSRIVTNLVSAAKAVGIPAPRRPWLDDLKSGYDLLSLPQERDSAIVIGVTDKPESQQQRPAYFRPDTDGHVAIYGTGGTGKTALLRTIGIAAGMAPGGGRVTVYGMDFGTGALRSIEALPHVGSIVAGDDHERVARLLTMLRSELDARSARYTEVSAASIDEYRTLTGRTDEPRVFLLLDGFGTFRQEYESSLARAPLYNAFMRLLGEGRPLGLHAVITADRYGSVPTAVNAAIQRRIVLRMPDEGSYQILDAPKDVLTEKSPPGRAIVEGDETQIAVIGGTSNVSEQTAATKALADRLRAAGVRDAPEVGALPRELTTAQLPDSVEGLPVLGISDEALAPMGFEPSGTFVVGGPPSSGKTNVLRAVTRAIARSNPETKFFHIGGRRSQLAKDFAWMRSAVRLDEGVELINELVEVVSDEDITSQIVIVIENATQFAGTPIEKPLVSLAQKVNRSDHLLITDVDIAGLSSSFGLVGDLKAGRTGIILKPDTHDGDNVFKVPFPRVSRHEFPEGRGLFVQNGKVSRVQVPLVDPVE